The following coding sequences lie in one Eschrichtius robustus isolate mEscRob2 chromosome 10, mEscRob2.pri, whole genome shotgun sequence genomic window:
- the MSANTD3 gene encoding myb/SANT-like DNA-binding domain-containing protein 3, which translates to MQNNEIIKPAKYFSELEKSILLALVEKYKYVLECKKSDARTIALKQRTWQALAHEYNSQPSVSLRDFKQLKKCWENIKARTKKIMAHERREKVKRSVSPLLSTHVLGKEKIANMLPEQLYFLQSPPEEEPEYHADAATQESFAVSNRELCDDEKEFIHFPVCEGTSQPEPSCSAVRITANKNYRSKTSQEGALKKMHEEEHHQQMSILQLQLIQMNEVHVAKIQQLERECEMAEEEHRIKMEVLNKKKMYWERKLQTFTKEWPVSSFNRPFPNSP; encoded by the exons ATGCAAAACAACGAAATCATAAAACCTGCCAAATACTTCTCAGAATTGGAAAAGAGCATCCTGCTGGCTTTAGTAGAAAAGTACAAGTATGTGCTGGAGTGTAAGAAAAGCGACGCGCGAACTATTGCCCTCAAGCAACGTACCTGGCAGGCGCTCGCCCATGAATACAACTCGCAGCCCAGCGTGTCGCTGCGGGATTTCAAACAGCTGAAGAAGTGCTGGGAGAACATCAAGGCTCGGACCAAAAAGATTATGGCCcatgaaaggagagagaaagtgaaaCGGAGCGTCAGCCCCCTTCTGAGCACCCACGTCCTGGGGAAGGAGAAGATCGCCAACATGCTGCCCGAGCAGCTGTACTTCCTGCAGAGCCCTCCCGAGGAGGAGCCTGAGTACCACGCTGATGCCGCCACCCAAG AATCATTTGCTGTTTCAAATAGAGAACTGTGCGATGATGAGAAAGAGTTCATACATTTCCCAGTATGTGAGGGGACCTCTCAACCTGAACCCTCGTGTTCAGCTGTCAGAATAACAGCCAATAAAAACTACAGGAGCAAAACCTCTCAGGAAGGTGCTTTAAAAAAGATGCATGAGGAAGAACACCATCAACAAATGTCCATCTTACAACTGCAGCTGATACAGATGAATGAGGTGCATGTGGCCAAAATCCAGCAGCTAGAGCGAGAGTGTGAGATGGCAGAGGAGGAACACAGGATAAAAATGGAAGTTCTCAATAAAAAGAAGATGTATTGGGAAAGAAAACTGCAAACTTTTACCAAGGAAtggcctgtttcctcatttaacCGGCCCTTTCCCAATTCACCCTAA